The following are from one region of the Ruficoccus sp. ZRK36 genome:
- a CDS encoding Gfo/Idh/MocA family oxidoreductase: protein MNKSDKIRLGVVGTGQITQSAATQINAHPNGEVVAAFDTNEERVKSFCEKFDVANACTTLEALLADENVDAIYVATPNKFHIPTTMAALEAGKHVLLEKPFAMNLDEAKAAAALAKEKGLTLSLGMNQRFNPESQKVKALVEDGKLGEIYHVKGYWRRRSGIPKMGTWFVSKELAGGGALYDIGVHMLDLSLYLMDNFEPVSVSGVTYSKFGPRGLGEGGWGMSDKSDIAFDVDDFASAFIRLANGATVSLDATWACHTEKAGDNNVQLFGTEGGATTYPARLYRFSKEIPGAYEIVENLPDPKKPTMGNRFANFIDHLHEGTPVCCTLDQALAVQKVLDGIAESTRTGREVVLA, encoded by the coding sequence GTCGGCCGCAACACAGATCAATGCCCACCCCAACGGCGAAGTTGTCGCCGCTTTCGATACCAACGAGGAGCGCGTCAAATCGTTCTGCGAGAAGTTCGACGTCGCCAACGCCTGCACGACCCTTGAGGCCCTGCTGGCCGATGAGAATGTTGACGCCATTTACGTGGCGACCCCGAATAAATTCCACATCCCGACCACGATGGCTGCCCTTGAGGCTGGCAAGCACGTGCTGCTGGAAAAGCCCTTCGCGATGAACCTCGACGAGGCCAAGGCCGCCGCTGCCCTGGCCAAGGAAAAGGGTCTGACCCTCAGCCTCGGCATGAACCAACGCTTTAACCCGGAATCGCAGAAGGTCAAAGCTCTGGTCGAAGACGGCAAGCTCGGCGAAATTTACCACGTCAAGGGCTACTGGCGCCGCCGCTCCGGCATCCCGAAGATGGGCACCTGGTTCGTCAGCAAGGAACTGGCCGGCGGGGGTGCGCTCTACGACATCGGCGTGCACATGCTCGACCTGTCCCTCTACCTGATGGACAACTTCGAGCCCGTCTCCGTCTCCGGCGTGACCTACAGCAAGTTTGGACCGCGCGGTCTGGGCGAAGGCGGTTGGGGCATGTCCGACAAGAGCGACATCGCTTTTGACGTGGACGACTTTGCCAGTGCCTTTATCCGCCTGGCCAACGGCGCAACCGTTTCCCTCGATGCGACCTGGGCCTGCCACACCGAGAAAGCCGGCGACAACAACGTCCAGCTCTTCGGCACCGAAGGCGGCGCAACCACCTACCCGGCCCGGCTCTACCGCTTCTCCAAGGAGATCCCCGGTGCCTACGAAATCGTGGAAAACCTCCCCGACCCGAAGAAGCCCACCATGGGCAACCGCTTCGCCAACTTCATCGACCACCTGCACGAGGGTACCCCGGTGTGCTGCACGCTGGATCAGGCTCTGGCCGTCCAGAAGGTCCTCGATGGTATCGCCGAGTCGACCCGCACCGGTCGCGAAGTCGTCCTGGCCTAG